A part of Geothrix oryzae genomic DNA contains:
- a CDS encoding peptidylprolyl isomerase: MLRASLISLIALGVVAQEPAKVTPKSLPKPAKAVAKAKPAAKTASAPTASADKPVVLARVGGAAITEADFQSAFALLGQQEQMQVLMVQGGKEEFVKRMAESKLLAVKAKRLGLDKTPGFQLALERAKDDLMAREFLAKEGDSLQKKLAVSEADVKAYYEGHKDRFKQPELVSARHILVSVKQDPKAEAGLTDDEAKARIAKIQEELKGGAKFEDLAKKYSDDPGSKENGGLYADADPSAWVPEFGAAARTQPLGEVGAPVKTMFGYHLVKVEERKPSRQVPFEEAKAAADQAARRDRQVTVWNELMDGLRKEIPFELLKPAPSDAAPAPAAPKPAEAPKPAETPKGGAQ; the protein is encoded by the coding sequence ATGCTCCGTGCCTCCCTGATCTCCCTGATCGCCCTCGGCGTCGTCGCCCAGGAGCCGGCCAAGGTCACGCCCAAGTCCCTGCCCAAGCCGGCGAAGGCCGTGGCCAAGGCCAAACCTGCGGCCAAGACCGCGTCCGCGCCAACGGCCTCGGCCGACAAGCCCGTGGTGCTGGCCCGCGTGGGCGGCGCCGCCATCACCGAGGCCGATTTCCAGTCGGCCTTCGCCCTTCTCGGCCAGCAGGAGCAGATGCAGGTCCTCATGGTCCAGGGCGGCAAGGAGGAGTTCGTCAAGCGGATGGCCGAGAGCAAGCTCCTGGCCGTGAAGGCGAAGCGCCTCGGGCTGGACAAGACGCCGGGCTTCCAGCTGGCCCTCGAACGCGCCAAGGACGACTTGATGGCCCGGGAATTCCTGGCCAAGGAAGGGGACAGCCTCCAGAAGAAGCTGGCGGTGTCCGAGGCCGATGTGAAGGCCTACTACGAGGGCCACAAGGATCGCTTCAAGCAGCCCGAGCTGGTCAGTGCCCGCCACATCCTGGTCTCCGTGAAGCAGGATCCCAAGGCCGAGGCCGGGCTGACGGACGACGAAGCCAAGGCCCGGATCGCCAAGATCCAGGAGGAGCTGAAGGGCGGCGCCAAGTTCGAGGATCTGGCCAAGAAGTACAGCGACGATCCCGGCAGCAAGGAGAACGGCGGGCTGTATGCAGACGCCGATCCCTCGGCCTGGGTGCCCGAGTTCGGCGCTGCCGCCCGGACCCAGCCCCTGGGCGAGGTGGGCGCTCCCGTGAAGACCATGTTCGGCTACCACCTGGTGAAGGTGGAGGAGCGCAAGCCCAGCCGCCAGGTGCCCTTCGAGGAAGCCAAGGCGGCCGCCGACCAGGCTGCCCGGCGGGATCGGCAGGTGACGGTCTGGAACGAGCTGATGGATGGCCTCCGCAAGGAGATCCCCTTCGAGCTGCTCAAGCCCGCGCCCTCCGATGCGGCTCCCGCGCCGGCTGCGCCGAAGCCGGCCGAAGCCCCCAAGCCCGCTGAGACCCCCAAGGGAGGTGCCCAGTGA
- a CDS encoding 3'-5' exoribonuclease YhaM family protein: protein MSDQQSIRQLKEGDAVLGFLLAQEAAYKISAKGSEYLELKLADASGDLKAFLWDVRAIEGDMEAIRADAFLWVKGSVTSYNGRLQLKLDKVRFAADAEVGDFSRFFPVSARPVPEMLEELDGLLASVKDPWIGRLLSDLFVADAELRAAFAQAPAAKSMHHVCLGGLLEHTLSVAGMAEHACGHYGNLNRDLVLAGVLLHDVGKTAELSYQRSFGYTDAGNLLGHIAMEAEWISRAAGRIPGFPEELRLQILHIVLSHHGRLEFGSPVLPKTPEALLVHYLDDLDGKLEVMFRAQRDETGGGAWSPFSRALERMIYRRRWSAVGDVEN, encoded by the coding sequence ATGTCCGATCAGCAGAGCATCCGGCAATTGAAGGAGGGCGATGCCGTCCTGGGCTTTCTCCTGGCCCAGGAAGCCGCCTACAAGATCAGCGCCAAGGGCAGCGAGTACCTCGAACTGAAGCTGGCGGACGCCTCCGGCGACCTGAAGGCCTTCCTCTGGGATGTGCGCGCCATCGAGGGCGACATGGAGGCCATCCGCGCCGACGCGTTCCTGTGGGTGAAGGGCTCGGTGACGAGCTACAACGGCCGGCTCCAGCTGAAGCTCGACAAGGTGCGTTTCGCGGCGGATGCGGAGGTGGGCGACTTCTCCCGGTTCTTCCCCGTCAGCGCCCGGCCCGTGCCGGAGATGCTCGAGGAGCTCGACGGGCTCCTCGCCTCGGTGAAGGATCCCTGGATCGGCCGGCTGCTGTCGGACCTCTTCGTGGCGGATGCGGAGCTGCGGGCCGCCTTCGCCCAGGCGCCGGCCGCCAAGTCCATGCACCATGTCTGCCTGGGCGGCCTGCTGGAGCACACCCTGTCCGTGGCGGGCATGGCCGAGCACGCCTGCGGGCACTACGGGAACCTGAACCGCGACCTGGTCCTGGCGGGTGTGCTGTTGCACGATGTGGGGAAGACGGCCGAGCTCAGCTATCAGCGGAGCTTCGGCTACACCGATGCGGGGAACCTGCTGGGCCACATCGCCATGGAGGCGGAGTGGATCAGCCGCGCCGCGGGCCGGATCCCCGGATTCCCCGAGGAGTTGCGCCTGCAGATCCTGCACATCGTCCTCAGCCACCACGGCCGCCTGGAATTCGGCTCCCCCGTGCTGCCCAAGACGCCGGAAGCCCTGCTCGTCCACTACCTGGATGACCTGGACGGCAAGCTGGAAGTCATGTTCCGCGCCCAGCGGGACGAGACGGGGGGAGGAGCCTGGAGCCCCTTCAGCCGGGCCCTGGAGCGCATGATCTACCGACGGCGATGGTCCGCGGTGGGGGATGTCGAAAATTGA
- a CDS encoding RNA-binding S4 domain-containing protein — translation MRLDAFLKKSLLIKRRELANQLCDEGMVRVNGTPRKASHELKVQDELEFPLYNRVLKVRVLALPEGNVRKADQWSLFEVLEDKRLPLDLGYGDEDPFAPPPKAPRNH, via the coding sequence TTGCGACTCGATGCCTTCCTCAAGAAGAGCCTGCTCATCAAGCGGCGCGAGCTGGCCAACCAGCTCTGCGACGAGGGCATGGTGCGGGTGAACGGCACGCCCCGGAAGGCCAGCCACGAGCTGAAGGTTCAGGACGAGCTGGAATTCCCGCTCTACAACCGCGTGCTGAAGGTGCGCGTCCTGGCGCTGCCGGAAGGCAATGTGCGGAAGGCCGACCAGTGGTCGCTCTTCGAGGTGCTGGAGGACAAGCGCCTTCCGCTGGACCTGGGCTACGGCGACGAGGACCCCTTCGCCCCGCCGCCGAAGGCGCCGCGCAATCATTGA
- a CDS encoding peptidylprolyl isomerase: MKALNPMLAAALLAPMALTATDVREEILVIVNNHIITRRSLTQAVEQQHAALYRQFSGKELDEKLKDAREKTLQGLVDAFLLEDKGAELGSPITDDYVRASIDGIKKENNFATDADLERALKGSLGIGLPEFTKRQKQQATQQFVLQREVFSKVAVEDNELRAYYEDHKDEYRLPSRFRIRELVLAKGATAEEQAEARKKLEAIQADLKGGKSFEELARQHSTSPSKATGGDLGWMNKGFLRASIEDAAVKLKPEQVSAPIETDKDLYLIQLVALEDAPVKAFAEVREKIVEKLQEPKAQNAIEQYLAGLRMRANIRYLVPKDQILKG; this comes from the coding sequence GTGAAGGCGCTGAATCCGATGCTCGCGGCGGCCCTCCTGGCGCCGATGGCGCTGACGGCCACCGATGTGCGCGAGGAGATCCTCGTCATCGTCAACAACCACATCATCACCCGCCGCTCCCTGACCCAGGCCGTGGAGCAGCAGCATGCGGCCCTCTACCGCCAGTTCTCCGGGAAGGAGCTGGACGAGAAGCTGAAGGACGCCCGGGAGAAGACCCTCCAGGGCCTCGTGGACGCCTTCCTGCTGGAGGACAAGGGTGCGGAGCTGGGCTCCCCCATCACGGACGACTATGTCCGGGCCAGCATCGATGGCATCAAGAAGGAGAACAACTTCGCCACGGACGCGGACCTGGAGCGGGCCCTGAAGGGCAGCCTGGGCATCGGCCTCCCCGAGTTCACCAAGCGGCAGAAGCAGCAGGCCACCCAGCAGTTTGTGCTGCAGCGCGAGGTGTTCTCCAAGGTGGCGGTGGAGGACAACGAACTGCGGGCCTACTACGAGGACCACAAGGACGAGTACCGCCTGCCCAGCCGCTTCCGCATCCGCGAGCTGGTGCTGGCCAAGGGCGCGACGGCCGAAGAGCAGGCCGAGGCCCGGAAGAAACTGGAGGCCATCCAGGCCGACTTGAAGGGCGGGAAGTCCTTCGAGGAACTGGCCCGCCAGCACTCGACCAGCCCCAGCAAGGCCACGGGCGGGGACCTGGGCTGGATGAACAAGGGCTTCCTCCGCGCCAGCATCGAAGACGCCGCGGTCAAGCTCAAGCCCGAGCAGGTTTCGGCGCCCATCGAGACCGACAAGGACCTCTACCTGATCCAGCTCGTCGCCCTCGAGGATGCGCCCGTGAAGGCCTTCGCCGAGGTCCGCGAGAAGATCGTGGAGAAGCTCCAGGAGCCCAAGGCCCAGAACGCCATCGAACAGTATCTGGCCGGGCTCAGGATGCGCGCGAACATCCGCTACCTGGTGCCCAAGGACCAGATTCTGAAAGGCTGA